Proteins found in one Zea mays cultivar B73 chromosome 1, Zm-B73-REFERENCE-NAM-5.0, whole genome shotgun sequence genomic segment:
- the LOC100383301 gene encoding putative calcium-dependent protein kinase family protein, with protein MGNQCPNGTLGSDYYNRPTSRFADGCLEDDRYSDLKKFDKPWPEVNSFKPTAVGILKRGLDPTSITVLERKTADIREHYIIGRRLGQGQFGTTFLCTEISTGCEYACKTIPKRKLITKEDVEDVRREIQIMHHLSGHKNVVSIKDVYEDGQAVYIVMELCAGGELFDRIQEKGHYSEQKAAELIRIIISLVAMCHSLGVMHRDLKPENFLLWDKEDDLSIKAIDFGLSVFFKPGQVFTELVGSPYYVAPEVLHKRYGPEADVWSAGVILYVLLSGVPPFWAETQQGIFDAVLKGHIDFDSDPWPKISESAKNLIRKMLCPCPSERLKAHEVLRHPWICENGVATDQALDPGVLSRLKQFSTMNKLKKLALRVIAERLSEEEIAGLRQMFKAVDVQNRGVITFGELRQGLKRYGSELENREISDIMEVADNDNNVTINYEEFIAATVPLNKIEREEHLMAAFTYFDKDGSGYITVDKLQRACGEHDMDDTFLEEIILEVDQNNDGQIDYAEFVAMMQGSKVGLGWQQMETTLNVTLRDAPQVHCH; from the exons ATGGGGAACCAATGCCCAAACGGGACCCTTGGGAGTGACTACTACAACCGCCCGACGTCCAGGTTCGCTGATGGTTGTCTTGAGGACGATCGCTACTCTGACTTGAAGAAGTTTGACAAGCCATGGCCTGAGGTGAACTCGTTTAAGCCCACTGCTGTTGGTATTTTGAAGAGGGGATTGGATCCAACGTCAATCACTGTCCTTGAAAGGAAGACGGCCGACATAAGGGAACATTATATCATTGGTCGGAGGCTTGGTCAAGGCCAGTTTGGCACAACATTCCTCTGCACCGAGATCAGTACAGGGTGTGAGTATGCATGCAAGACAATCCCAAAGCGAAAGCTCATCACCAAGGAGGATGTTGAGGATGTGCGCCGTGAGATCCAGATAATGCACCATTTGTCAGGCCACAAGAATGTTGTTTCCATCAAGGATGTATACGAGGATGGGCAGGCGGTGTATATTGTGATGGAGCTCTGCGCCGGTGGGGAGCTCTTTGATCGAATTCAGGAGAAAGGGCATTATAGCGAACAGAAGGCTGCAGAGCTCATAAGAATCATTATTAGCCTTGTGGCTATGTGCCATTCACTTGGGGTTATGCACCGTGATCTAAAGCCAGAAAACTTCCTCCTTTGGGATAAAGAAGATGACCTGTCAATAAAAGCAATCGATTTTGGTCTATCTGTGTTCTTCAAACCAG GTCAGGTTTTCACTGAGCTGGTTGGAAGTCCATACTACGTTGCTCCTGAGGTACTACACAAACGGTATGGACCAGAAGCGGATGTGTGGTCAGCTGGAGTGATACTGTATGTTTTGCTTAGTGGGGTGCCACCTTTTTGGGCAG AGACGCAACAAGGTATATTTGATGCTGTCTTGAAGGGGCACATTGATTTTGACTCGGACCCATGGCCTAAGATATCTGAAAGCGCAAAGAATCTCATAAGGAAGATGCTCTGCCCTTGTCCTTCAGAGCGTCTGAAAGCCCATGAAGTACTAC GCCATCCTTGGATCTGTGAAAATGGAGTGGCTACTGATCAGGCTCTTGATCCCGGTGTTCTCTCTCGTCTCAAACAATTCTCCACAATGAACAAATTAAAGAAGTTGGCTCTGAGA GTGATAGCTGAACGACTTTCTGAGGAGGAGATTGCTGGGTTAAGACAAATGTTCAAGGCAGTTGACGTTCAAAATAGAGGCGTAATTACTTTTGGTGAACTTAGACAAGGTTTAAAAAGATATGGTAGCGAATTGGAGAATAGAGAAATTAGTGATATAATGGAAGTG GCTGATAATGACAATAATGTGACCATCAATTATGAAGAATTTATCGCTGCAACTGTGCCTCTTAACAAAATAGAACGTGAGGAGCACCTGATGGCAGCTTTTACCTACTTCGACAAAGATGGAAGTGGTTATATCACAGTTGACAAGCTGCAACGAGCTTGTGGAGAACATGACATGGATGACACTTTCCTTGAAGAGATAATTTTAGAAGTTGACCAAAACAAT GACGGTCAGATTGACTACGCCGAATTCGTAGCCATGATGCAAGGCAGCAAAGTTGGACTTGGGTGGCAACAAATGGAAACCACTCTGAATGTAACCTTGAGAGATGCACCTCAAGTACACTGTCACTGA
- the LOC107546779 gene encoding uncharacterized protein LOC107546779, with the protein MPLLPTQFRLLPLSLPDARQRRGILPPAAAASLLPSWSCSPPLSRLRSRGRQAKTRLRVVSPETSSTAATDAATTTAGAPPDNSKWAEFATRVSGEWDGFGADFTASGDPVELPEKVVPEAYREWGVQVVDWQTQCPTLADPGAPCALHYRLVRLLPTVGCEADAATVHTSHQRHASSAAAFAYAAAGSYVAAWPRGPALVLEVEHCVVRPDAPAEEAGRVRVVQTVALGREARLRGLKVFAEQWYGPFRDGEQLGGCAVGETPFAAGEKLDVAEVIGQWETTDAAAARFSGDLDPETGKFAELSPDQPRKLVRDAEGVVTLPKQLWSAFKELGDGEFLCEVGWALGGGGAVTSRCVLSKDGDVKEIAAAHERRVSETT; encoded by the exons ATGCCGCTTCTCCCTACGCAGTTCCGTCTCCTCCCGCTGTCCCTCCCCGACGCCCGCCAGCGCCGCGGTATTCTCCCGCCGGCGGCGGCAGCGTCCTTGTTGCCATCGTGGTCTTGTTCGCCGCCATTGTCTCGGCTTCGATCACGGGGGCGGCAGGCTAAAACGAGGCTGCGAGTCGTCTCTCCCGAGACCTCCAGCACCGCTGCCACCGACGCTGCGACGACGACCGCCGGCGCGCCGCCAG ATAACAGCAAGTGGGCAGAGTTCGCGACGCGAGTGTCCGGCGAGTGGGACGGCTTCGGCGCGGACTTCACGGCGTCCGGCGACCCCGTGGAGCTGCCGGAGAAGGTGGTCCCGGAGGCGTACCGGGAGTGGGGCGTGCAGGTGGTGGACTGGCAGACGCAGTGCCCCACGCTGGCGGACCCGGGCGCGCCGTGCGCGCTGCACTACCGCCTGGTCCGCCTGCTCCCCACGGTGGGGTGCGAGGCCGACGCCGCCACCGTGCACACCTCCCACCAGCGCCACgcctcctccgccgccgccttCGCGTACGCCGCCGCGGGGTCCTACGTCGCCGCGTGGCCCAGGGGCCCCGCGCTCGTGCTCGAGGTGGAGCACTGCGTCGTGCGCCCCGACGCGCCCGCCGAGGAGGCCGGCAGGGTCCGGGTGGTGCAGACCGTGGCGCTGGGCAGGGAGGCGCGTCTCCGCGGGCTCAAGGTCTTCGCCGAGCAGTGGTACGGCCCGTTCCGCGAcggcgagcagctcggcggctgCGCCGTCGGGGAGACCCCGTTCGCGGCCGGGGAGAAGCTCGACGTCGCCGAGGTGATCGGGCAGTGGGAGACCACGGACGCCGCCGCCGCGAGGTTCTCCGGCGACCTGGACCCCGAGACG GGAAAGTTCGCGGAGCTGTCGCCGGACCAGCCGAGGAAGCTGGTGAGGGACGCGGAGGGCGTCGTGACGCTGCCGAAGCAGCTGTGGAGCGCGTTCAAGGAGCTCGGCGACGGCGAGTTCCTGTGCGAGGTCGGCTGGGCtctgggcggcggcggcgccgtcaCGTCGCGCTGCGTTCTGTCCAAGGACGGAGACGTCAAG GAGATCGCTGCCGCCCACGAGCGCCGGGTGTCGGAGACCACTTGA